The Vescimonas coprocola genome includes a window with the following:
- a CDS encoding amino acid ABC transporter ATP-binding protein, with product MISVKGLRKTFGKNEVLKGVDIEIQPGEVVAIVGPSGCGKSTFLRCLNLLEKPTGGSIIYHGTDLVTAPPKESTKLLLGMGMVFQQFNLFPHKTVLDNIMLAPVKVQGVNKKTAEERAMALLQTVGLADKRDAYPNQLSGGQQQRIAIARSLALQPEVMLFDEPTSALDPEMVGEVLDVMKKLAAEGMTMLVVTHEMGFAREAADRVIFIDGGVIVEDSEPQEFFAHPKNKRLQDFLSKML from the coding sequence ATGATCAGCGTTAAGGGCCTGCGAAAGACCTTCGGCAAGAACGAGGTCCTCAAGGGCGTAGATATTGAGATCCAGCCCGGTGAGGTGGTGGCCATCGTTGGCCCCTCCGGCTGCGGCAAGTCCACCTTCCTGCGGTGTCTGAACCTGCTGGAAAAGCCCACCGGCGGCAGCATCATCTATCACGGCACCGATCTGGTCACCGCTCCGCCCAAGGAGAGCACCAAGCTCCTGCTGGGTATGGGCATGGTGTTCCAGCAGTTCAACCTTTTCCCCCACAAGACCGTGCTGGACAACATCATGCTGGCGCCTGTGAAGGTGCAGGGCGTGAATAAGAAAACCGCCGAGGAGCGTGCCATGGCTCTGCTCCAGACTGTGGGACTGGCAGACAAGCGTGACGCTTATCCCAATCAGCTCTCCGGCGGTCAGCAGCAGCGCATCGCCATCGCCCGCTCGCTGGCTCTGCAGCCGGAGGTCATGCTCTTCGACGAACCCACCTCCGCTCTGGACCCCGAAATGGTGGGTGAGGTGCTGGACGTTATGAAGAAGCTGGCCGCTGAAGGTATGACCATGCTGGTGGTAACCCACGAGATGGGCTTTGCCCGTGAGGCAGCCGACCGGGTCATCTTCATCGACGGCGGCGTCATCGTGGAGGACAGCGAGCCTCAGGAATTCTTCGCACATCCCAAGAACAAGCGTCTGCAGGATTTTCTCAGCAAGATGCTTTGA
- the uxaC gene encoding glucuronate isomerase has protein sequence MKHFMDEEFLLDTQTARELYHGVAEKQPIMDYHCHVSPKEIAENRSFANLTQLWLEGDHYKWRLMRACGVPEHLITGDAPDQEKFRAWAATLERAVGNPIYHWSHLELKRYFGFDGYLTSRNADAVWEHCQKVIGDGMRVRDILKKSNVTLLCTTDDPADDLCWHEQLAADDTLETVVLPAFRPDKAVNLEKPDFADYIAKLSQSAGTEIQNMDTLLAALEHRMDYFAAHGCTVADHGLDNIVFRPADTAALDTILQKRLTGLPITEEELWQYKTALLLYFGRGYARRGWVMQLHFAAQRNNNTRMFRQLGPDTGYDSIGPAVNLPDLARLLDTLEAEEALPKTILYSLDPNDNTALVTLMGCYQGEGVRSKLQHGSAWWFNDCKDGMEAQLKGLAAGGVLGNFVGMLTDSRSFLSYTRHEYFRRILCGLLGRWVEEGQYPDDRPLLEEMVADICYRNSVSYFGFQHHHLRGYEK, from the coding sequence ATGAAGCATTTTATGGACGAGGAGTTTCTGCTGGATACCCAGACGGCCCGTGAGCTGTACCACGGTGTGGCGGAGAAGCAGCCCATCATGGATTATCATTGCCACGTCAGCCCCAAGGAGATCGCAGAAAACCGCTCCTTTGCCAACCTCACCCAGCTGTGGCTGGAGGGCGACCACTACAAATGGCGCCTGATGCGGGCCTGCGGTGTGCCGGAGCATCTCATCACCGGCGATGCACCGGATCAGGAGAAGTTCCGGGCATGGGCCGCCACACTGGAGCGGGCTGTGGGCAACCCCATTTACCACTGGAGCCATCTGGAGCTAAAGCGTTACTTCGGCTTTGACGGCTATCTCACCTCCCGCAACGCCGATGCGGTGTGGGAACACTGCCAGAAGGTCATCGGCGACGGGATGCGGGTGCGGGACATTCTGAAGAAGTCCAACGTCACTCTGCTGTGTACCACCGACGACCCGGCAGATGACCTCTGCTGGCACGAACAGCTGGCCGCCGATGATACGCTGGAGACCGTGGTGTTACCGGCCTTCCGCCCGGACAAGGCGGTAAATCTGGAAAAGCCAGACTTTGCCGATTACATTGCTAAACTCTCTCAGTCTGCCGGGACGGAGATCCAGAACATGGACACCCTGCTGGCGGCACTGGAACACCGGATGGACTACTTCGCCGCTCACGGCTGCACCGTAGCCGACCACGGACTGGACAACATCGTGTTCCGCCCGGCGGACACGGCAGCGCTGGATACCATCCTGCAAAAGCGGCTGACCGGCCTCCCCATCACCGAGGAGGAGCTGTGGCAGTATAAGACGGCGTTGCTGCTGTACTTTGGACGTGGCTATGCCCGGCGGGGCTGGGTCATGCAGCTGCACTTCGCCGCCCAGCGCAACAATAATACCCGGATGTTCCGCCAGCTGGGCCCCGATACCGGCTATGACAGCATCGGCCCGGCGGTAAACCTGCCGGATCTGGCCCGGCTGCTGGATACGCTGGAGGCCGAGGAGGCCCTGCCCAAGACCATCCTCTACTCGCTGGATCCCAACGACAATACCGCTCTGGTGACCCTTATGGGCTGCTATCAGGGTGAGGGAGTCCGCAGTAAGCTGCAGCACGGCTCTGCCTGGTGGTTCAACGACTGCAAGGACGGCATGGAGGCCCAGCTGAAGGGTCTGGCTGCCGGAGGCGTGCTGGGGAACTTCGTGGGGATGCTCACCGACTCCCGCAGCTTCCTCTCCTACACCCGGCACGAGTACTTCCGCCGCATCCTGTGCGGTCTGCTGGGCCGCTGGGTGGAGGAGGGCCAATACCCGGACGACCGTCCCCTGCTGGAGGAGATGGTGGCCGATATCTGCTACCGCAACAGCGTTTCCTATTTCGGATTCCAGCACCATCACTTACGGGGGTATGAAAAATGA
- a CDS encoding efflux RND transporter periplasmic adaptor subunit, with protein sequence MKKMALLLAALLLLSSLAGCGKSSKGKASVESVSMICGLSGVGQADRFAGVVSAQGETKVEKDDSRQVASVAVKTGDEVKKGQTLFTYDQTQAQLDLEKAQLELEQMKSTLSAKQEEKARLERDKSNVSADQQLQYDLEIREATAAILEQQYNITLKEKEVQRLGNSVGSADVTSPVDGRVQAVNENGGTDSNGKALPFMTIVETAGFRVKGYVNENNASALSKGAEVLVRSRVGSDVWKGSISSIDWKNPATGSNQNTMDGGSDVSTASKYPFYVTLDSSDGLLMGQHVYIEPDHGQGQRQEGIHLPAYYINDADTSPWVWAQDKNGKLEKRSLTLGTYEETLATYPVESGLTTEDYIAYPDETLTVGMICVPYDQRTFKPDDSNASGGGVEQPEGGGGAVTDGTAKDNTVTEG encoded by the coding sequence ATGAAAAAGATGGCACTGCTTTTAGCGGCGCTGTTGCTGCTGAGCAGCTTGGCGGGCTGCGGAAAAAGCAGCAAAGGCAAGGCGTCGGTGGAATCCGTATCCATGATCTGCGGCCTGAGCGGCGTGGGACAGGCGGATCGCTTCGCCGGAGTCGTCAGCGCTCAGGGCGAAACGAAGGTGGAGAAGGATGACAGCCGTCAGGTGGCTTCCGTTGCCGTAAAGACCGGAGACGAGGTGAAAAAAGGCCAGACCCTCTTTACCTACGACCAGACGCAGGCCCAGTTGGATCTGGAGAAGGCCCAGCTGGAGCTGGAACAGATGAAAAGTACCCTCAGCGCCAAGCAGGAGGAGAAAGCCCGTCTGGAACGGGACAAGAGCAACGTCTCGGCAGATCAGCAGCTGCAATACGATCTGGAGATCCGGGAGGCCACGGCGGCCATTCTGGAGCAGCAGTACAACATCACCCTGAAGGAGAAGGAGGTGCAGCGTCTCGGCAACAGCGTCGGCAGCGCCGACGTCACCTCTCCGGTAGACGGCCGGGTGCAGGCGGTGAACGAGAACGGAGGCACCGACAGCAACGGCAAAGCCCTACCCTTCATGACCATCGTGGAGACGGCAGGCTTCCGTGTGAAGGGCTACGTCAATGAGAACAATGCGTCGGCCCTGTCCAAGGGGGCGGAGGTGCTGGTCCGTTCCCGTGTGGGCAGTGACGTCTGGAAGGGCAGTATCAGTTCTATTGATTGGAAGAATCCCGCCACCGGTAGCAATCAAAACACCATGGACGGCGGCAGCGACGTGTCCACCGCCAGCAAGTACCCCTTCTATGTGACGCTGGACAGCAGCGATGGTCTGCTGATGGGCCAGCACGTTTACATCGAGCCGGATCACGGTCAGGGCCAGCGGCAGGAGGGTATCCACCTGCCCGCCTATTACATCAATGACGCCGACACCTCCCCGTGGGTGTGGGCGCAGGATAAGAACGGGAAGCTGGAAAAGCGCAGCCTGACCTTGGGTACCTATGAGGAGACGCTGGCCACCTATCCCGTGGAGAGCGGGCTGACGACGGAGGATTATATCGCCTACCCGGATGAGACACTGACGGTGGGAATGATCTGTGTTCCCTATGACCAGCGCACCTTTAAGCCGGACGATAGCAATGCATCGGGTGGCGGCGTTGAACAGCCGGAGGGTGGTGGCGGTGCCGTAACGGACGGTACTGCCAAAGACAACACCGTGACGGAGGGCTGA
- a CDS encoding cupin domain-containing protein, translated as MSLIQVARYSDVKYDFKDGFARVPVLENAFDQACFAHCALQPGHSITPDVYSVTEHNQLFFFTKGKGYITTPRQAWNINEPGVFVPEFDTERFTITCSADSKEPLEFLHIVTELNDYDKTCLVESRMVLPRFRTISQGWTYDEDFKDNSVTTSMMLLEHRNLGRLSMGCVKGNGPIEIGQHIHNELAQWYFPLPGSDFIYTAGGEEVHMTGGDLSYTPTGFWHGSRVEAGKKCDYIWFEMCIEGYPGEIK; from the coding sequence ATGTCTCTCATTCAGGTAGCCCGGTACAGCGACGTCAAGTACGATTTCAAGGACGGCTTCGCCCGTGTACCCGTGCTGGAGAACGCCTTTGATCAGGCCTGCTTCGCCCATTGCGCCCTGCAGCCCGGCCACTCCATCACCCCCGACGTCTACTCCGTCACCGAACACAACCAGCTATTCTTCTTCACCAAGGGCAAGGGCTATATCACCACGCCCCGTCAGGCCTGGAACATCAATGAGCCCGGCGTATTCGTCCCGGAGTTCGACACCGAGCGCTTCACCATCACCTGCTCCGCCGACAGCAAGGAGCCTCTGGAGTTCCTGCACATCGTCACTGAGCTCAACGACTACGACAAGACCTGTCTGGTAGAGTCCCGCATGGTGCTGCCCCGCTTCCGCACCATCTCTCAGGGCTGGACCTATGACGAGGACTTTAAGGACAACTCCGTCACCACCTCCATGATGCTGCTGGAGCACCGCAATCTGGGCCGCCTGTCCATGGGCTGCGTCAAGGGCAACGGCCCCATCGAGATCGGTCAGCACATCCACAATGAGCTGGCCCAGTGGTACTTCCCCCTGCCCGGCTCCGACTTCATCTATACCGCAGGCGGTGAGGAGGTCCACATGACCGGCGGCGACCTGTCCTACACCCCCACCGGCTTCTGGCACGGCAGCCGTGTGGAGGCCGGCAAGAAGTGCGACTACATCTGGTTCGAGATGTGCATCGAGGGCTATCCCGGCGAGATCAAGTAA
- a CDS encoding GntR family transcriptional regulator has protein sequence MPRIATEKQKCLSRVAYDRIKVMILQKELMPGQFINESQLQETLELGRTPVREAVLALAQDRLVTIHPRKGIEVTRPTPKDIHDIFEIRGIMEPAILRQCCGMVDPQWAVDMRALLQGHADDTASNAGETAAPLIDLDNRFHLELVDVFHNQYASNLMRSLVDFLNLIRVTAWSADRYQTSNREHIDILDAILEKDVDRACRLMEEHIQLSYQEAIHTMMHASF, from the coding sequence ATGCCACGCATTGCCACTGAAAAACAAAAATGTCTGTCCCGTGTCGCCTATGACCGCATCAAAGTCATGATCCTGCAAAAGGAGCTGATGCCGGGGCAGTTTATCAATGAGTCACAGCTGCAGGAAACACTGGAGCTGGGAAGGACACCGGTGCGGGAGGCCGTGCTGGCGCTGGCACAGGACCGGCTGGTGACCATCCATCCCCGCAAGGGCATCGAGGTCACACGCCCTACACCCAAGGACATCCACGATATCTTCGAGATTCGTGGGATCATGGAGCCTGCCATTCTGCGCCAGTGCTGCGGCATGGTGGATCCACAGTGGGCTGTGGATATGCGGGCGCTGCTGCAGGGTCATGCCGATGATACGGCCTCCAACGCCGGCGAGACGGCGGCACCGCTGATCGATTTGGATAACCGGTTTCATCTGGAGTTGGTGGACGTGTTTCACAATCAGTATGCTTCCAACCTCATGCGGAGTCTGGTAGACTTCCTGAACCTGATCCGGGTCACGGCGTGGAGCGCTGACCGCTATCAGACCAGTAACCGGGAGCATATCGACATTCTGGATGCCATTCTGGAGAAGGATGTAGATCGGGCCTGCCGTCTGATGGAGGAGCACATCCAGCTGTCGTATCAGGAGGCCATCCACACGATGATGCACGCCTCCTTCTGA
- a CDS encoding biotin/lipoyl-binding protein, giving the protein MNSKLKRPLLAAGIVVGVCALVWGGLTLLRNGSRSAVKVYPVTEIGMTEYGGDTTETSGTVTMDKLQKVYLSKTQSSAQVYVTEGQTVKKGDRLLSYDSTLTELDVERARIALERLRLQQENTRKELQQLQLAEDKEKLQQQADALSAKIEKKLADSTGEIIRRDSKPIQPGKPLLRGSAAGTAEDPLYCDWNSGDALTEQNLSVLLPEGEKELYVVLVTHRGDETLGDIIGSWGLHLIRGENGAISVSLAELPAAEDISVDGTTDEIRQLRKELQRVQELLSRSYTKAELLRMQNDKLREIQEAETSIKMAELDLRKKQTEASDGSVYSQLDGVVKTVRSPGDAAANNEAVVEVSAGGGYYVTGTVSELRLDTVKVGQTVNISSRMTGAACTGEVVEISTYPTDGDSYGGDGNPNVSYYPFKVFVSEDQQLQEGESVSISYQAVSDSDGSSLYLENMYVRTENGKSYVMARGENGKLEQRWVQTGKVVWDSYTQIRGGLTPEDYVAFPYGRDVVSGAKTEEATVDALYSW; this is encoded by the coding sequence ATGAACAGTAAGCTCAAGCGGCCGCTGCTGGCGGCGGGTATCGTAGTGGGTGTGTGCGCTCTGGTGTGGGGTGGGCTGACGCTGCTTCGCAACGGCAGCCGCAGCGCCGTAAAGGTCTATCCCGTGACAGAAATCGGCATGACGGAGTATGGGGGTGACACCACGGAAACCAGCGGTACCGTTACCATGGATAAGCTCCAGAAGGTGTACCTCTCCAAGACCCAGAGCTCTGCGCAGGTCTATGTGACGGAGGGCCAGACGGTAAAGAAGGGAGACCGCCTGCTGAGCTACGACAGCACCCTGACGGAGCTGGACGTGGAGCGGGCCCGCATCGCTCTGGAGCGCCTGCGGCTGCAACAGGAGAACACCCGCAAGGAACTCCAGCAGCTTCAGCTGGCCGAGGACAAGGAGAAGCTCCAGCAGCAGGCGGATGCGCTGTCCGCCAAGATCGAGAAGAAGCTGGCGGATTCTACCGGCGAGATCATTCGCCGGGATTCCAAGCCCATCCAACCCGGCAAGCCCCTGCTGCGTGGCAGCGCCGCCGGTACGGCGGAGGATCCCCTCTACTGCGACTGGAACAGCGGTGATGCCCTGACGGAGCAGAACCTGTCGGTGCTGCTGCCGGAAGGGGAGAAGGAACTGTATGTGGTGCTGGTGACCCACCGGGGCGACGAGACACTGGGGGACATCATCGGCAGCTGGGGCCTGCACCTGATCCGTGGAGAGAACGGAGCCATCTCCGTGTCGCTGGCGGAGCTTCCGGCGGCGGAGGATATCTCCGTGGACGGCACCACCGACGAGATACGTCAGCTGCGCAAGGAGCTGCAGCGGGTGCAGGAGCTGTTGAGCCGATCCTATACCAAGGCGGAGCTGCTGCGGATGCAGAACGATAAACTCCGGGAGATTCAGGAGGCGGAGACCTCCATCAAAATGGCGGAGCTGGACCTGCGTAAAAAGCAGACGGAGGCATCCGACGGCAGCGTGTACAGCCAGCTGGATGGTGTGGTCAAAACCGTCCGTTCTCCGGGGGATGCCGCTGCCAACAACGAAGCGGTGGTGGAGGTTTCTGCCGGCGGCGGCTATTACGTCACCGGCACCGTCAGCGAGCTGCGGCTGGACACCGTGAAGGTGGGCCAGACGGTGAATATCAGCTCACGGATGACCGGGGCTGCCTGCACCGGCGAGGTGGTGGAGATCAGCACCTATCCCACCGACGGCGATTCCTATGGGGGTGATGGTAACCCCAATGTATCCTATTACCCCTTCAAGGTGTTCGTCAGCGAGGATCAGCAGCTGCAGGAGGGGGAGAGCGTCAGCATCAGCTATCAGGCGGTATCCGACAGCGACGGCAGCAGCCTGTATCTGGAGAATATGTACGTCCGCACGGAAAACGGCAAGAGCTACGTCATGGCCCGTGGGGAGAACGGCAAGCTGGAGCAGCGCTGGGTCCAGACCGGTAAGGTGGTGTGGGACAGCTACACCCAGATCCGTGGCGGCCTGACGCCGGAGGACTATGTGGCCTTCCCCTATGGCCGGGACGTGGTGTCCGGAGCCAAAACGGAGGAAGCCACCGTGGATGCCCTGTACAGCTGGTAA
- a CDS encoding tagaturonate reductase: MELLSYRTLGTEASLSRRMPERVLQFGDGNFLRGFVDDFIDQMNEKADFDSSVVIVPPASTGKTGRINRQDGLYQLYLRGRLNGQVVNQRRLIRCVSRALDVFIQWQELLDFGCGDELRFVISNTTEAGIVYDPTCRFDDCPPASFPAKLTRLLWQRWHAGKPGLILLPCELIANNGTVLRDTVLRHAADWALEEDFLRWLREENRFCNTLVDRIVTGYPAAQAPRLNAENGYEDALLDTAEPFGLWVIEGDEALSREFPAQKAGLPVKFVADHHPYKEQKVRILNGAHTSMVLAAYLAGHDIVRECMEDEAVRAYLEGALFQEIIPTLSLPREDCEAFARAVEERFANPYIDHRLLDIALNSVSKWRARVLPSVTAYLEKTGRLPVRLTFSFAALCAFYTQGQRSGETYPVRDEAAVLEFFAAHAEDTSQMLITALAAQENFWGQDLNQLPGFTAAAAAHLERIRRDGIAAAMDACRKEAVL, from the coding sequence ATGGAACTGCTCAGCTATCGAACCTTAGGCACCGAGGCGTCCCTGTCCCGGCGAATGCCGGAGCGTGTCCTGCAATTTGGGGACGGCAACTTCCTGCGAGGCTTTGTGGATGATTTCATCGATCAGATGAACGAAAAGGCGGACTTTGACAGCAGCGTGGTAATCGTCCCTCCGGCCTCCACCGGCAAGACGGGGCGCATCAACCGGCAGGACGGGCTGTATCAGCTGTATCTGCGGGGAAGGCTCAACGGTCAGGTGGTCAACCAGCGGCGGCTCATCCGGTGCGTCAGTCGTGCACTGGACGTGTTCATTCAATGGCAGGAGCTGCTGGACTTCGGGTGCGGCGATGAACTGCGGTTTGTGATCTCCAACACCACGGAGGCAGGCATCGTCTATGACCCCACCTGCCGCTTTGACGACTGCCCGCCCGCCTCCTTCCCCGCCAAGCTGACCCGGCTGCTGTGGCAGCGCTGGCACGCCGGAAAGCCGGGGCTGATCCTCCTGCCCTGTGAGCTCATTGCCAACAACGGCACCGTCCTGCGGGACACCGTGCTGCGCCACGCCGCCGACTGGGCGCTGGAGGAGGACTTCCTGCGCTGGCTGCGGGAGGAGAACCGGTTCTGCAATACGCTGGTGGATCGCATCGTCACCGGCTATCCTGCCGCTCAGGCTCCCCGGCTCAATGCCGAGAACGGCTATGAGGATGCCCTGCTGGATACCGCAGAGCCCTTCGGGCTGTGGGTCATCGAGGGCGACGAGGCCCTGAGCCGGGAGTTTCCCGCCCAAAAGGCGGGGCTGCCGGTGAAGTTCGTGGCGGACCACCATCCTTATAAGGAGCAGAAGGTCCGCATTCTGAACGGCGCCCACACCAGCATGGTGCTGGCGGCCTATCTGGCGGGCCACGACATCGTCCGGGAGTGTATGGAGGACGAGGCCGTCCGGGCGTATCTGGAGGGGGCGCTGTTTCAGGAGATCATCCCCACCCTATCCCTGCCCCGTGAGGACTGCGAAGCCTTTGCCCGTGCGGTGGAGGAGCGGTTCGCCAACCCCTACATCGATCACCGGCTGCTGGATATCGCCCTGAACTCTGTCTCCAAGTGGCGGGCACGGGTGCTGCCCAGTGTCACCGCCTATCTGGAAAAGACGGGGCGGCTGCCGGTGCGGCTGACCTTCTCCTTCGCTGCCCTGTGTGCCTTCTATACCCAAGGTCAGCGCAGCGGCGAGACATACCCTGTGCGGGACGAGGCGGCCGTGCTGGAGTTCTTTGCCGCCCATGCAGAGGATACGTCGCAGATGCTGATAACGGCGTTGGCCGCACAGGAGAACTTCTGGGGGCAGGATCTGAACCAACTGCCCGGCTTTACAGCCGCCGCAGCCGCTCATCTGGAGCGCATCCGCCGGGACGGCATAGCCGCCGCCATGGATGCCTGCCGAAAGGAGGCGGTGCTATGA
- a CDS encoding UxaA family hydrolase, with amino-acid sequence MSHILQIHPDDNVAVALEPLKSGETLETSAGTVTLREDIPQGHKLALMDIPSGAAVVKYGFPIGHATQAIHVGDWVHSHDLATSLDGEAVTSASIAVPTQSVAPASRTFQGFRRKGGVGIRNEIWIIPTVGCVNSVAETLARIVSRDIRGSVTGVYAWPHPYGCSQTGDDQEHTRRILCDLIRHPNAGGVLVLGLGCENSNIGELKKLLGDWDPERIAFLECQSVPDELEAGKVLLRQLIDHAAKDVRCSIPVSELVVGLKCGGSDGLSGITANPLVGRIADRLVAMGGTALLAEVPEMFGAEGVLFRRCADETVQKELPALVADFKDYFVRHGQVVYENPSPGNKAGGITTLEEKSLGCVQKGGSSPICGVLSYGQRVQNRGLTVLQTPGNDLVSTTALAAAGAHMVLFTTGRGTPFAGPVPTLKISTNTALAQRKPRWIDFNAGTLVQGDSWDDAAETLLDRVMATASGLATCSENLGYRELAIWKDGVTL; translated from the coding sequence ATGAGTCATATTCTGCAAATCCATCCCGACGACAACGTAGCTGTGGCGCTGGAGCCTTTGAAGTCCGGAGAGACATTGGAAACCTCCGCCGGGACCGTAACCCTGCGGGAGGATATCCCCCAAGGTCACAAGCTGGCGCTGATGGATATCCCCTCCGGGGCCGCCGTAGTGAAATACGGCTTTCCCATTGGCCACGCTACCCAAGCCATCCATGTGGGCGACTGGGTCCACAGCCACGATCTGGCCACCTCCCTCGACGGAGAGGCCGTTACCTCGGCGTCCATCGCCGTCCCGACGCAATCAGTGGCCCCTGCCTCCCGCACCTTTCAGGGCTTTCGCCGCAAGGGAGGTGTGGGCATCCGCAATGAGATCTGGATCATCCCCACCGTGGGCTGTGTCAACAGCGTGGCTGAAACGCTGGCACGGATAGTCTCCCGCGATATCCGAGGCAGCGTGACGGGTGTCTACGCTTGGCCCCATCCCTATGGCTGTTCCCAAACGGGAGACGATCAGGAGCATACCCGTCGTATCCTGTGTGATCTGATCCGCCATCCCAATGCAGGCGGTGTACTGGTGCTGGGACTGGGCTGTGAAAACAGCAACATCGGGGAGCTGAAAAAGCTGCTGGGGGACTGGGACCCGGAGCGAATAGCGTTTCTGGAGTGCCAGTCCGTCCCGGACGAACTGGAGGCCGGCAAGGTTCTGCTGCGCCAGCTCATTGACCACGCCGCTAAGGATGTTCGGTGCAGCATCCCCGTCAGCGAACTGGTCGTCGGTCTCAAGTGCGGCGGCTCCGACGGTCTGTCGGGCATCACCGCCAATCCGCTGGTGGGCCGCATTGCCGACCGACTGGTGGCCATGGGCGGTACGGCTCTGCTGGCGGAGGTGCCGGAGATGTTCGGCGCCGAGGGGGTGCTGTTCCGCCGCTGTGCCGACGAAACAGTACAAAAGGAACTGCCGGCATTGGTGGCGGATTTCAAGGACTACTTCGTCCGCCACGGGCAGGTGGTGTATGAAAATCCCTCCCCCGGCAACAAGGCCGGCGGCATCACCACACTGGAGGAGAAGTCTCTGGGCTGTGTCCAGAAGGGCGGCAGTTCTCCTATCTGTGGGGTACTGTCCTACGGTCAGCGGGTACAGAACAGAGGCCTGACCGTACTCCAGACCCCCGGTAACGATCTGGTATCCACCACCGCTCTGGCGGCGGCGGGAGCGCACATGGTGCTCTTCACCACTGGACGGGGAACGCCCTTTGCCGGGCCTGTCCCCACGCTGAAGATCTCCACCAACACCGCCCTGGCCCAGCGCAAGCCCCGATGGATCGACTTCAACGCCGGTACGCTGGTGCAGGGGGACTCTTGGGATGATGCCGCAGAGACTCTGCTGGACCGGGTGATGGCCACAGCCTCCGGTCTGGCCACCTGCTCCGAAAATCTGGGCTACCGGGAACTGGCCATCTGGAAGGACGGCGTTACCCTGTAA
- a CDS encoding ABC transporter ATP-binding protein, which translates to MSMILEMRNICKDYPMGKTVTRVLRDVSLDVAEGEYLAIMGPSGSGKTTLMNIIGCLDEPTSGSYLLCGQDITACTDLQLAQVRNQELGFVFQSFHLLPRLTALDNVALPLLYGGVKKAERRERARAALEMVGLGDRIDHRPDQLSGGQCQRVAIARAMVGGPKLLLADEPTGALDSASGAQVMELFHQLHENGATIIMITHDAQVAQQAQRIMTIRDGVLSGGDNHEQ; encoded by the coding sequence CTGAGCATGATCCTTGAAATGCGGAATATCTGCAAGGACTACCCCATGGGCAAGACCGTGACCCGTGTGCTGCGGGACGTGAGTCTGGATGTGGCCGAGGGAGAATACCTTGCCATCATGGGACCATCCGGCAGCGGCAAGACCACGCTGATGAACATCATCGGCTGTTTGGATGAGCCCACCAGCGGCAGCTATCTCCTGTGCGGGCAGGATATCACTGCCTGCACGGACCTACAGCTGGCGCAGGTGCGGAACCAGGAGCTGGGCTTCGTGTTCCAGTCCTTTCATCTGCTGCCCCGGCTGACGGCGCTGGATAACGTGGCCCTGCCGCTGCTGTACGGCGGGGTGAAGAAGGCGGAGCGCCGGGAGCGGGCCCGTGCGGCGCTGGAGATGGTGGGCCTCGGCGACCGGATCGACCATCGCCCGGACCAGCTGTCCGGCGGCCAGTGCCAGCGTGTGGCCATTGCACGGGCCATGGTGGGCGGCCCCAAGCTGCTGCTGGCGGACGAACCCACCGGCGCCTTGGATTCTGCCAGCGGCGCACAGGTCATGGAGCTGTTCCATCAGCTCCATGAAAACGGTGCCACTATTATCATGATTACCCACGATGCGCAGGTGGCGCAGCAGGCCCAGCGGATCATGACCATCCGGGATGGTGTCCTCAGCGGAGGTGACAACCATGAACAGTAA